AGTGACTGACATAATCGTATGTCTCTTGAATTGTGAGCAACGAATTACGAATCACGGCACGCATTTACACTCTGTAGAAATATTGCGGTCAAAATGTATCAATTTATTCTACTGCACAAGCATGAGGTGCTACACCTCGAGAAACTATGGAAATGGCAGTGCCAATCTCGACTATTCTTTTACTCTAAAAAGGTGGAAGGCAGAGGCGGCCCCCAAATGTGCAAGTTATCAGGGCCGGCTTCCTCTCTACCGATGGGCGTAGTCTCGTCAACAAGGTCTCCATCCGCTGTGACGAACCGTTAGTTTTCATACCACTAGTGAAGATTTGTGTTAATTAATAACTGAGACGAACCGTAATGCTCCAAGATGAATTTGGACGTGTCAAACCTAGTGACCCAATCAGCCAAACGGAACAATCTGTAACAGGAACACTTGACGCACCAGTAGTCAAAGATTTGTGAGCCAAGAACGTGTCTTCCAACCCCCCAAACTAATTCGTAGCCCTTGTCTCGCAGCCACTGATGGCCCAGAGACTGCACATCAAAATCGTGCACCTCGAAGCTGGAGTGGTGTACATGAAACTTGGGACCTGGGTCCTGGGTTACCATTTGTGTTCTTTCCCTCTGGTGGCTCACATGGTCAAAAAGGGTGACAAACCttcaaaaaagaaaaaggtgTGATGATCAACTTGAGTCATTCCACGATCCAAATGAAGAAACGTAGTAATGTCCTTGCCCGTGCTGTCGTGGATCAAGTCACTGGGTTTGAGGTTAAAACGAGTGGTGTAAAAGTTGAACGACTGCTCAAAATTGGTAACGCAACATCCAAAATGACCCAGCTTGTCCACCATGGCCGGTCCTGGTTTAAACCTCTGGGTCTTGTTCACCTCCCTGTGCTTTTCTTGGGGAAAGTTGTATTCCAATTGTGATGGTCGAGGCGAAACTTCCTTTGGAGTCTGACCATATACCAGATGAAATGGAAACCCGTCAACAGGAT
The genomic region above belongs to Pochonia chlamydosporia 170 chromosome 2, whole genome shotgun sequence and contains:
- a CDS encoding glyoxalase/Bleomycin resistance protein/dihydroxybiphenyl dioxygenase (similar to Glarea lozoyensis ATCC 20868 XP_008082038.1), translated to MSPAAIPKINLVRIAHVYYNHADLEKAHQFMLDFGLQVAKQTEDCIYYNGLCSEPFVYCATKSDSNSFGGAAFVVESLADLELASQTLPKATSIHDVDAPGGGKRVTFYDPVDGFPFHLVYGQTPKEVSPRPSQLEYNFPQEKHREVNKTQRFKPGPAMVDKLGHFGCCVTNFEQSFNFYTTRFNLKPSDLIHDSTGKDITTFLHLDRGMTQVDHHTFFFFEGPKFHVHHSSFEVHDFDVQSLGHQWLRDKGYELVWGVGRHVLGSQIFDYWFDTSKFILEHYADGDLVDETTPIGREEAGPDNLHIWGPPLPSTFLE